One stretch of Hymenobacter chitinivorans DSM 11115 DNA includes these proteins:
- a CDS encoding RtcB family protein, producing MITGKDLLDLGLKPGKWFKDALEHINAHGLTGDALHAYLDTVKPAPEIPLLAQPVPFHENISADSAVEQANIDYVRQSMQLLMRTPTVVAGAIMPDACPAGPLGTIPVGGIVVARNAIHPGMHSADICCSVMLTNLGKTDPKTVLDAAQQITHFGPGGRPEGQQFTLPADIEAEFQANPFLKSPRSLKFAHEHLGTQGDGNHFLYVGISRNTGDTVLVTHHGSRGPGAALYTQGMKVAERFRQALSPATDPPNAWIPSDSPEGEQYWAALQTIRKWTKQNHLCLHDALSARLGVAVQQRFWNEHNFVFRDADLYYHAKGATPLDPKFMPDITGPRIIPLNMAQPILIVEGTTTGNNLGFAPHGAGRNLSRTRHKYSKIGQTKEELFAAETQGIDARFYFNQIDISELPSAYKDAEQVQRQIQEFNLATTIDEIRPYGCIMAGDWEQDAPWRKKKLAKKAAQLAEQQDTQADCSALQETAEE from the coding sequence ATGATTACCGGCAAAGACTTATTAGACCTGGGCTTGAAGCCTGGGAAGTGGTTTAAAGACGCCCTGGAGCACATCAACGCCCACGGCCTGACCGGCGACGCCCTGCATGCCTACCTCGATACGGTGAAGCCCGCCCCGGAAATTCCGCTGCTGGCCCAGCCCGTGCCGTTTCACGAGAACATCAGCGCCGACTCGGCCGTGGAGCAGGCCAACATCGACTACGTGCGCCAGTCGATGCAGCTGCTCATGCGCACGCCCACGGTGGTAGCCGGCGCTATTATGCCCGATGCCTGCCCGGCCGGCCCGCTGGGTACGATTCCGGTGGGCGGCATCGTGGTGGCCCGCAATGCCATTCACCCCGGCATGCACAGCGCCGATATCTGCTGCTCAGTGATGCTGACCAACCTGGGCAAAACTGACCCCAAAACCGTGCTCGACGCGGCCCAGCAGATTACCCACTTCGGCCCCGGCGGCCGGCCCGAGGGTCAGCAGTTTACCCTGCCCGCCGATATTGAGGCCGAGTTTCAAGCCAATCCGTTTCTGAAATCGCCGCGCAGCCTCAAGTTTGCCCACGAGCATCTGGGTACCCAGGGCGACGGCAACCACTTCCTCTACGTGGGCATCTCGCGCAATACCGGCGACACGGTGCTCGTGACCCACCACGGCTCCCGGGGCCCCGGCGCGGCCCTCTACACCCAGGGCATGAAAGTGGCCGAGCGGTTCCGGCAGGCCCTTTCGCCCGCCACCGACCCGCCCAACGCCTGGATTCCCAGCGACTCGCCGGAAGGCGAGCAGTACTGGGCCGCCCTGCAAACCATCCGGAAGTGGACCAAGCAAAACCACCTGTGCTTGCACGACGCCCTGTCCGCCCGGCTGGGCGTGGCCGTGCAGCAGCGGTTCTGGAACGAGCACAACTTCGTGTTTCGCGACGCAGACCTGTACTACCACGCCAAGGGCGCCACGCCGCTCGACCCGAAATTCATGCCCGACATCACCGGCCCGCGCATCATTCCGCTCAATATGGCCCAGCCCATCCTGATTGTGGAAGGCACTACCACCGGCAATAACCTCGGCTTCGCGCCCCACGGTGCCGGCCGCAACCTGAGCCGCACCCGCCACAAGTACAGCAAGATCGGGCAAACCAAGGAGGAGCTGTTTGCCGCCGAAACCCAGGGCATCGACGCCCGCTTCTACTTCAACCAGATTGATATTTCTGAGCTGCCCAGCGCCTACAAGGACGCTGAGCAAGTACAGCGGCAGATTCAGGAGTTCAACCTGGCCACCACCATCGACGAAATCCGGCCCTACGGCTGCATCATGGCCGGCGACTGGGAGCAGGACGCGCCCTGGCGCAAGAAAAAGCTGGCCAAGAAAGCCGCCCAGCTGGCCGAGCAGCAGGATACCCAGGCCGACTGCTCGGCGCTGCAGGAAACAGCGGAAGAGTAA
- a CDS encoding peptide MFS transporter — MQTASAVREQPTVPASTGHPKGLYVLFATEMWERFSYYGMRALLSLYMIKALLMNKEMSSLIYGNYTSLVYLTPLLGGYVADRYWGNRRSILFGGLLMAAGQFCLFFSASMFQAGQTAVPSSQLLLFFLGLGCLIFGNGFFKPNISSMVGSLYPKGDSRIDAAYTIFYMGINLGAFFSPLVCGTLGDTGNPADFKWGFLAAGFGMLIGSLTFELLKNKYVVTADGAALGAKPERAVADSPVVPVQTDAPVRTETIAQPAKSFASKLPMLIGLFAVVYAAIAWLMDRDWIGALVFSAMIVAPVTILTDPTLTAREKQKIYVIFILSFFVIFFWGTFEQAGASLTFFADEQTDRQLGTYTVPASYFQSANALFIIIFAPIFAVLWTWMGKRGTEPSSPLKMAISLMLMAVGYLIIAFGVRGVDASTKVSMFWLITMYMVHTFAELCLSPIGLALVNKLAPARFASLLMAVWFLATAAGNKLAGVLSGLYPPGPGEFAKASKAGINLPNILNGTSQATADVTAKLAELELTSHWPSFLGIQITSLYDFFMIFVGLSAVASVILFLLYKRLNTMMAEPVAS, encoded by the coding sequence ATGCAAACAGCCTCCGCCGTACGCGAGCAACCTACCGTGCCCGCGTCGACTGGTCATCCCAAGGGCCTGTACGTGCTCTTCGCTACCGAAATGTGGGAGCGTTTTAGCTACTACGGCATGCGCGCCCTCTTGTCGTTGTACATGATCAAAGCTCTCCTAATGAACAAGGAGATGTCGTCGCTCATTTACGGCAACTATACCAGCCTTGTGTACCTCACGCCGCTGCTGGGCGGCTACGTCGCCGACCGGTACTGGGGCAACCGCCGCTCCATCCTCTTTGGGGGCTTGCTGATGGCCGCGGGTCAGTTCTGCCTGTTTTTCAGCGCTTCCATGTTCCAAGCCGGGCAAACGGCCGTGCCTTCTTCCCAACTGCTGCTGTTTTTCCTGGGCCTGGGCTGCCTGATTTTCGGTAACGGCTTCTTCAAGCCTAACATCTCCTCGATGGTCGGCTCGCTGTATCCCAAGGGCGACTCCCGCATTGACGCGGCCTACACCATTTTCTACATGGGTATCAACCTGGGCGCGTTTTTCTCGCCCCTGGTTTGCGGCACGCTCGGCGACACCGGCAACCCGGCCGACTTTAAGTGGGGCTTCCTGGCCGCCGGTTTCGGCATGCTGATCGGTAGCCTCACATTTGAGCTGCTGAAAAACAAGTATGTGGTAACAGCCGACGGTGCTGCACTGGGAGCCAAGCCCGAGCGGGCCGTGGCTGATTCTCCGGTGGTGCCCGTGCAAACCGATGCTCCCGTCCGGACCGAAACCATTGCCCAGCCCGCCAAGAGCTTTGCCAGCAAGCTGCCCATGCTCATCGGTCTGTTTGCGGTAGTGTACGCCGCCATTGCCTGGCTAATGGACCGCGACTGGATTGGTGCCCTGGTCTTTTCGGCCATGATTGTGGCTCCCGTTACCATCCTGACTGATCCTACGCTCACGGCCCGTGAAAAGCAGAAAATCTACGTGATTTTCATCCTGAGCTTCTTCGTAATCTTCTTCTGGGGTACGTTCGAGCAGGCTGGCGCCTCACTGACCTTCTTCGCCGACGAGCAAACCGACCGACAGCTAGGTACTTACACCGTACCGGCATCCTACTTCCAATCGGCCAATGCGTTGTTCATCATCATATTTGCCCCGATTTTCGCCGTCCTCTGGACCTGGATGGGCAAGCGCGGCACCGAGCCTTCATCGCCGCTGAAAATGGCCATCAGCCTGATGCTGATGGCCGTGGGCTACCTTATCATTGCCTTCGGGGTGCGCGGCGTTGATGCCAGCACCAAGGTGAGCATGTTCTGGCTGATTACGATGTACATGGTCCACACCTTCGCCGAGCTGTGCTTGTCGCCCATTGGTCTGGCCCTGGTCAACAAGCTGGCGCCGGCCCGCTTTGCCTCCCTGCTGATGGCCGTGTGGTTCCTGGCTACGGCGGCCGGTAACAAGTTAGCCGGCGTACTCTCGGGGCTATATCCTCCTGGCCCCGGCGAGTTTGCCAAAGCCTCTAAGGCCGGCATCAACCTGCCCAACATTCTAAACGGCACCTCCCAGGCTACGGCCGACGTAACGGCCAAGCTGGCCGAACTGGAGCTGACCTCGCACTGGCCCTCATTCCTGGGCATTCAAATCACCAGCCTCTACGACTTCTTCATGATTTTCGTGGGCTTGTCGGCGGTGGCTTCGGTTATTCTCTTCCTGCTCTACAAGCGTCTGAACACGATGATGGCCGAGCCCGTAGCCTCGTAG
- the pckA gene encoding phosphoenolpyruvate carboxykinase (ATP) yields MDTAATTSLRNRLQPLGFSQTSGEVHLNLTPAELVEHALRRGEGTLTDNGALMADTGKFTGRSPKDRFVVKDANTADSVWWGDINIPFDADKFDQLHAKMVAYLADKELYVREAYAGANPDYQLKLRVVNELAWHNLFCYNMFLRPEEGADTSWLPDFTIICAPGFEADPAVDGTRQANFAILNFTKKMILIGGTGYAGEMKKGIFGVLNYLLPHEQNTLSMHCSANVGKDGDTAVFFGLSGTGKTTLSADPNRGLIGDDEHGWTPDAGIFNFEGGCYAKVIDLSREKEPQIWDAIKFGSIVENTRFIPGTHTVDYANKSVTENTRTAYPISYIDNAIEPSVADAPKNIFFLTADAFGVLPPISKLDKSHAMYHFMSGYTAKVAGTEMGVTEPQTTFSACFGAVFLPLHPTKYAEMLGQKMDENPDVNVWLINTGWTGGSYGVGSRMKLGYTRAMITAALNGELHDVTFTKHPIFGIEVPAAVPGVPADILDPRNTWSDKEAYDKTAAALADKFVNNFQKYADFANEEILAGAPKVAEVAA; encoded by the coding sequence ATGGACACTGCCGCTACCACCTCTCTCCGCAATCGTTTGCAGCCACTAGGGTTCTCCCAAACCAGTGGTGAAGTGCACCTCAACCTGACGCCTGCTGAGCTTGTTGAGCACGCGCTTCGCCGCGGCGAAGGTACGCTCACCGACAATGGGGCCCTGATGGCCGACACCGGTAAATTCACCGGCCGCTCGCCCAAGGACCGTTTCGTCGTGAAAGACGCCAACACGGCTGATTCCGTATGGTGGGGCGACATTAACATTCCCTTCGACGCCGACAAGTTTGACCAGCTCCACGCCAAGATGGTGGCTTACCTGGCCGATAAGGAGCTGTACGTGCGGGAGGCCTACGCCGGCGCCAACCCCGACTACCAGCTCAAGCTTCGCGTGGTAAATGAGCTGGCCTGGCATAACCTGTTTTGCTACAACATGTTCCTGCGCCCCGAAGAAGGTGCGGACACCTCGTGGCTGCCCGACTTTACCATCATCTGCGCCCCCGGCTTCGAGGCCGACCCCGCCGTGGATGGCACCCGTCAGGCTAACTTCGCCATTCTGAACTTCACCAAGAAGATGATTCTGATTGGCGGCACGGGCTACGCCGGCGAGATGAAAAAAGGCATTTTCGGCGTGCTGAACTACCTGCTGCCCCACGAGCAAAACACGCTGAGCATGCACTGCTCGGCCAACGTGGGTAAGGACGGTGACACGGCCGTATTCTTCGGCCTCTCGGGAACGGGCAAAACGACGCTGTCGGCCGACCCGAACCGCGGCTTGATCGGCGACGACGAGCATGGCTGGACGCCCGACGCGGGCATTTTCAACTTCGAAGGCGGCTGCTACGCCAAGGTTATCGACCTGAGCCGGGAAAAGGAGCCCCAGATCTGGGACGCCATTAAGTTTGGCTCTATCGTGGAGAATACGCGCTTTATCCCCGGCACCCACACCGTGGACTATGCCAACAAGAGCGTGACGGAGAATACGCGCACGGCCTACCCCATCAGCTACATCGACAACGCCATTGAGCCCTCGGTAGCGGATGCGCCCAAGAACATCTTCTTCCTGACGGCCGATGCCTTCGGCGTGCTGCCTCCCATCAGCAAGCTCGACAAGAGCCATGCCATGTACCACTTTATGAGCGGCTATACGGCCAAGGTGGCAGGCACCGAAATGGGCGTTACCGAGCCCCAGACGACTTTCTCGGCCTGCTTCGGCGCCGTATTCCTGCCCCTGCACCCCACTAAGTACGCCGAGATGCTGGGCCAGAAAATGGACGAGAACCCCGACGTGAATGTGTGGCTGATCAACACGGGCTGGACCGGCGGCTCCTACGGCGTAGGCTCGCGCATGAAGCTGGGCTACACCCGGGCCATGATTACGGCCGCCCTGAACGGGGAGCTCCACGACGTGACGTTCACCAAGCACCCCATCTTCGGCATAGAGGTGCCCGCCGCCGTGCCCGGCGTGCCCGCCGACATCCTGGATCCGCGCAACACCTGGTCGGACAAGGAAGCCTACGACAAAACCGCCGCGGCCCTGGCCGATAAGTTTGTCAACAACTTCCAGAAGTACGCCGACTTCGCTAACGAGGAAATCCTGGCCGGCGCTCCCAAAGTAGCCGAGGTAGCGGCCTAA
- a CDS encoding YdcF family protein produces MKIRRLVYYTLALLATWGLLHTGFVVTDGLTDTGERADVAVVLGNTVNPDGSLSERLRQRLDCGLRLYQTGRVRRLLVSGGLGKEGFYEGSKMREYLRQQGVPDSLIVVDNKGNTTELTVRNTLHLQDSLGFRSLIAVSQYYHLSRTKMLFRKAGFPRISSVSPRYFELRDLYSLGREFVGYYQQRWF; encoded by the coding sequence ATGAAAATCCGCCGTCTGGTGTACTATACGCTGGCCCTATTGGCCACTTGGGGCCTTCTGCACACCGGGTTTGTAGTAACTGACGGCCTGACTGATACCGGAGAGCGGGCCGACGTGGCCGTGGTGCTGGGCAATACGGTCAACCCCGACGGCAGCCTCTCAGAGCGGCTGCGGCAACGGCTGGATTGTGGCCTGCGCCTCTACCAAACCGGACGGGTCCGTCGGCTGCTGGTCAGCGGCGGCCTGGGCAAGGAAGGCTTCTACGAGGGCAGCAAGATGCGGGAGTATCTGCGGCAGCAAGGAGTGCCCGATTCGCTCATTGTCGTGGATAATAAGGGTAACACCACCGAGTTGACCGTGCGCAATACCCTGCACCTGCAGGACAGCCTGGGCTTTCGGAGCCTGATTGCCGTGTCGCAATACTACCACCTGAGCCGGACCAAGATGCTGTTCCGCAAGGCCGGCTTCCCCCGTATCAGCAGCGTGAGCCCCCGCTACTTCGAGCTGCGGGACCTGTATTCGCTGGGCCGGGAATTCGTGGGTTATTATCAGCAGCGGTGGTTTTAA
- a CDS encoding SDR family oxidoreductase, giving the protein MKHKPKKLSAQTIVITGASSGIGLVTARMAAEKGAKLVLAARSENALRQLCDEINDQGGHATYVVADVSNQDDVRRVAQVAQAEFGGFDTWINDAGVSIYGKLEDIPVEDMRKLFDTNVWGLIYGSLEAVKHLKQRGGTIINLGSILSESTAILQTIYSASKHAVKGFTDGLRMELELDEAPITVTLIKPAAIDTPYPLHAKNYMEREAQHAPPAYAPETVARAILHCCEVPEREITVGGGGKMITSMATFAPRLLDKFMENVFAKQEKADYAPRPRNQNGLDHAAGRLEERGNYPGHTRETSLYTTASMHPLVTAAVAGAVGLGVAALVRKSRNGTDGSADAANLQESHSAQWVE; this is encoded by the coding sequence ATGAAACACAAACCCAAAAAACTATCCGCTCAAACGATTGTCATTACCGGCGCTTCCTCCGGCATTGGTCTGGTTACGGCCCGCATGGCGGCCGAGAAAGGGGCTAAGCTGGTGCTGGCCGCCCGTAGTGAAAATGCCCTGCGCCAGCTCTGCGACGAAATCAATGACCAAGGCGGCCACGCTACCTACGTCGTGGCCGACGTGAGCAACCAGGACGACGTGCGCCGGGTGGCCCAGGTGGCCCAGGCCGAGTTCGGTGGCTTCGACACCTGGATCAACGACGCAGGTGTGTCCATCTACGGCAAGCTGGAGGATATTCCGGTGGAAGACATGCGTAAGCTGTTCGATACCAACGTCTGGGGCCTGATTTATGGCTCGTTGGAAGCTGTGAAGCACCTCAAACAGCGCGGCGGCACCATCATCAACCTGGGCAGCATTCTGTCGGAAAGCACGGCCATCCTGCAAACCATCTATTCGGCCAGCAAGCACGCCGTGAAAGGCTTTACCGACGGCCTGCGCATGGAGCTGGAACTGGACGAGGCCCCAATAACCGTAACCCTCATCAAGCCTGCCGCCATTGATACGCCCTATCCGCTGCACGCCAAAAACTACATGGAGCGCGAAGCCCAGCACGCCCCGCCCGCCTATGCTCCCGAAACCGTAGCCCGCGCCATTCTGCACTGCTGCGAGGTGCCCGAGCGGGAAATTACCGTCGGCGGCGGCGGCAAGATGATTACCAGCATGGCCACCTTCGCGCCCCGCCTACTCGACAAGTTCATGGAAAACGTGTTTGCCAAGCAGGAAAAAGCCGATTACGCCCCGCGCCCCCGTAACCAGAATGGCCTCGACCACGCTGCCGGCCGCCTCGAAGAGCGGGGCAACTACCCCGGCCACACCCGGGAGACGAGCCTCTATACCACCGCTTCTATGCATCCGCTCGTCACGGCGGCCGTAGCCGGGGCCGTGGGCCTGGGCGTAGCGGCCCTGGTCCGCAAATCCAGAAATGGTACCGACGGCAGCGCTGACGCGGCTAATCTACAGGAGTCGCACAGCGCCCAGTGGGTTGAATAA
- a CDS encoding 16S rRNA (uracil(1498)-N(3))-methyltransferase: MPHTFYAPDLSGPTYTLPEDESKHAVRVLRLGPGDAVELVNGRGGIYQAAVADANPKRCQLRVTGEQQVARRAYFVHVAVAPTKNLDRMEWLVEKAVEVGIDRLTFLRCARSERRELKLDRLEKIAVSALKQSGQAWLPQLDELTDLAAFLPTAAPETTFIAHLEEGERTALSQVAAAGHGCCVLIGPEGDFTPQEIEAAQARGIRPVTLGASRLRTETAALAAVFTAHLARE, encoded by the coding sequence ATGCCCCACACCTTCTACGCCCCCGACCTCAGCGGCCCGACCTACACCCTGCCCGAAGACGAAAGCAAGCACGCCGTGCGCGTGCTGCGCCTGGGCCCCGGCGACGCTGTGGAGTTGGTGAACGGGCGCGGCGGGATATACCAGGCCGCCGTAGCCGACGCCAACCCCAAGCGCTGCCAGCTGCGCGTGACCGGGGAGCAGCAGGTGGCGCGCCGCGCGTATTTCGTGCACGTGGCCGTGGCGCCCACCAAAAACCTGGACCGGATGGAGTGGCTGGTGGAAAAAGCCGTGGAAGTGGGCATCGACCGGCTGACGTTCCTGCGCTGTGCCCGTTCGGAGCGACGGGAGCTAAAGCTGGACCGGCTGGAGAAAATTGCCGTCAGTGCCCTCAAGCAGTCGGGCCAGGCCTGGCTGCCCCAGCTTGATGAGCTGACCGACTTGGCCGCCTTTCTGCCCACGGCAGCACCCGAAACTACGTTTATTGCCCACCTCGAAGAAGGCGAGCGGACGGCCCTATCCCAAGTAGCCGCGGCGGGCCACGGCTGCTGCGTGCTCATCGGGCCCGAAGGCGACTTTACGCCCCAGGAAATCGAAGCGGCCCAGGCCCGCGGCATCCGGCCCGTGACGCTGGGTGCTTCACGGCTGCGCACCGAAACGGCGGCCCTGGCGGCCGTGTTTACGGCCCACCTGGCCCGGGAATAG